The DNA region gcacgaaagacgacgtaaattaaggcattttttaccgtaactaaaatacctttgctgcaatataaaaggaaaagtcttttgttattttatgcacGTACTTAtgcaatgcacaagctgaataatgaataatctgtactgtaaaaaataacaataaattgaaggataataaaaattatcgccactcctgaatgagacaaaatatctattccttccatgttatgcaatattttttggctctggctagtattacatgaaaggcgatgttgtataagacattatcaatctttaatttttcaaaattttcccatacttggtttattgtaaattaaagatctctttttaagctgacatcttcaaagctaatttcctcaATGTTCTCATTCCTCCatcttgtagtaggcaaggattccaatttccttgagtagtAAGAGGCATTATCTGCCACTATAATTGAGCCATCgagtaagtttgcaagaagtgagtgctcaaaccatgaGCGTGACATCAGAGGCCAATAAACAATAGGTTTATgaggtgccagtagactatttgtcccagttttagtaAAACCTATGCATCtctcagtacaatttattttttaatatcttaattccatcatcagtcattgaaataattatcctgaataattgataggtttaaaaaatgtatgcatactggaagatgcagcacaatcTTGACatatagcgcttattactttttcatcctcctcatccacagcgatttccacagtataagctTATTGTTGTCAGttaatgttctggtgtcaccttagccccaacagtgcaaaggCTCAAAGCTATTAACACTGGAACCTAACGAACTGCAGAAACACGGTATGtctctcttaaggcctggttacacagtgcattaacccgtacgggttaatgtatgaatgcgtgtctgtttgcatgtctgaattcatggatgTTTGCGTGAATGAGAAGCATGAATGAGCAGTTACACAGTACAAGCATTCCTACaagttttcacaaattttctcgtaacgcgaggcatttagtttttgtttaatcCCTTttcagtgcgcaaaatttaaatgtgaaaacagtatcattaggtaggaagcagacgatacctaccagaaaataattccctttgcattttgcaattttgcatcccattttttttaaaggtagtggaaaatattgagcaagagtgaaaatcgtgcacGGATAATCTGTAACATGGATTAACCGCAGCccgataattgggagtctgctgtatttacaacctccttgcatGCATTCCTTTTTTTGTCACTCGGCATTTCCATGGCAGTAATCATCTACAGTACTGTCTTTCTGCCAAAGAAAAAGCATGTACGCTAATAGCAATTGTAACCCCATGCTTTTATTTAGCAGGGTTCCTGCTCTaactaaatacagtaaaacctctatgtagtgaacctctttacatcgtaaacctccatacttcgtaccaaccctccagtcccgtcagatttacatgtaaatttataggcaaacctctatatagtgaacctctttatctcgtaaaacctccatgtatcgtaccaacaagacagccccaagacggcctaactacctccgcaaatcgtaccgagacaactagagaccattattgcagccgcgattacctacatggaatgacattttcagcgataaatgtttcacgcttatttttttcttatacacctttaataattttcacgttaaccattagttagggcatccaactatcctaatcatatcAAGTGatggtaaatgaagacagaacacatcgttttctctcgaatcatggtcaaaatcacgtgatagcactcgctttcttttactgatggctttattttcttgtaagtgcctacatactatgttcagttaataaaagaggcgaccagcgtaGCCTTTAATCACTTactgatggaaatatttcaactaacttcacttccatccaaggagacagaattactcgaccgcattgctacttccgcttctaaaatgaaaatatttcatgaattttccgcgttttgaaataaatcaaatacagtttcgcaattattttattcccatgttTCCCGATggagcactttcttactaccccCTTGGttattttttcgatgctttcgtgaacgatcgtagtttaaaatttattgcgcttagcgacagtcacatgtcttgcctgcgtatttttgccgcgaaatctgactcttccatcgggagtccgggacgtcaatttctagcaatactgaacgaacatcaatccatgcgcgacagtgataggtgaaggagacagctaattagctaatacgcggtagggcaatgaaattttttaccatcgCCGCTGCATTCTGAAGTAGTCCGCCCATCATTATCACTAGGAAATTACgacctttcgcagacctagcgtttctgtgtgccctcgacagagtttttatTCGGAACGCTACGTGTATTGTATTTTGCAGAGAGggaatttaacaaaattttcaaaattatgctcaattttttgtctatttttgcagtagtcacgtgtttacttattttttataatcttaaacaagtcacatgttataagaatgataaatcaattcttaaaGATATAATTAGGAGTATTCTCAATTATTTgccttaaaatatgaaaattacttaattaatcataggctgatgatggatttgagaaataaaagaaggcgactgcttgacattaccacataattagcaattttcctagccatcaacgaggacaggcagaaggcagtgacctttggaataccttcattcaccctcacatctattttaaacaaccgaggaaaaacagaagaaactatatcaaggctgcacaaataaaaaaaactcaggcagttaaatacgaggatgaggaaattatgtttagaaatataaaactattgttctttcctctgAACACTAtcagtaaattacaacccttagaccagtgaattatttcttaggtcaaaaggcattaacgaaaacagctagtgatttatttatagtgaaaatgacattaaaaagtgctcgtagaattgaaaacattatttcaaaagagtttgaaaaaaattttaagcaaacccaaaaactgatttattttctaataaggcctcttgaacaatttacttttacctttgtgtaatcattaaattgtaaatatatgttcacctatatgtttaaatatattaatatcatgggttaaaagacagtagcacctttcatttcccaaggatatgaaaaaatggtgcataccacttaaacctctctatagtgaacctccatacatcaaattgcctaaattttggtcccctccattacgatgtaaagaggttttactgtaataaacTTGTGTCATggaatgtcgtcaaattcacggccTGTTGATACGCCATTTAGGGTGAAAATATTGCTCACATGACAATCATCGGCCGCATATTGACTACAAATTTAataaacgcgacagacgccgtgagtGCAAACGCAGCAATAAATATGCTATCTCTCCTTATGTCACCTATCATTAGTAAAATGCAGGTCCTGGTTGTGAGCGGAAAAATGGAAGTagtagggtggcagggaagtgaagaagtgtctgatttttcaccAGGTTTAATGATCACTGTAccggttaccagtcttccaatcacaggtttatGTGtagtcatggcacacggaccaataactgCTCTGCCAATACACGAGTgtagataaatgcatggacagtgtctgcacgtgtctcggccttgaaacatgaccgaattatcgatttttcttttcatccgtCAATCGTAGTCCTACAACATATTTGGagagatttttaatgttttatgatgatattcatggctatttccaatttttttcatggtagaccAAATTCACAGCTTAGTCACGGTTTTAAGGCTATCACGGTTGAGTTGGAACCCTGATTAGGGATGCTTTTaattagggatggatggatccaggatttttttcggacctgGCTTCGGATCGGATcattgattttcggagccggatctttggATCAGATACTTTTGGATCaaagtgcattttattttattaaatattgagcAGGAGTGAAAACCATGCACGGATAATCGCTAGTCTTCTGTACTTGGTCTACTATAAAAACTGTGTCGATCAGGGAGTATCCCAAACTCACCACCTTGGTTCTGGCATCACTGTTTCTGCATTCATCCCCTTCATCCGAATCGCTCTCCAGCATCAGACAGAAGCTCTCCCCCTCATCATATTCCTCAGATTGCTGCTTCTTGGGAAGATCGCCTTCAGATCCATCCGCCTCCGCACCACCTTCGAGGGTCTGCCAATGCACAAGGTATTCAGTGTTTATTAAAGTTCAATGAGTTCAAAAAACCCACACCAAAGGTTTATGGGATCACCTCACGGGTTCACCGGAGTTCGAACCCTTTATTCGCCCATTAGTGGATTGGCGGCAGTTTCTAGAACCATTTTCTGGATAGGTTCCTAATCTGTGATAGACTTATTTCAAAGCTTCATATCTGATTgctccaaaaactaattgaaaaatatcctaagaatgAAGATACCTAAATGTAAAGTGAGATTCTGCATGGTATAGGATAAGAACTGTATACTGTCAGAGACTCAATGTACTCTAGAGCCAATGAACCAACCATGTAGTCAGAACAATGGCACAAGAACTTGGTCAAGGAAAAAGACAACACTATAATGTTCAGATGATTAAGTAGAAGATACAGACAATGACCTTGTAGCATACACCCTAACAACTAGAATAACAGTAGCATTGATAAGCAAGTCCAATGCCATGGTTTTGTTCCGCCAAAGTGTGATAAATGTTTGCTTGCCTACATTAAGGAAGCTAATGTGATTAATATTCTACTTATTCATTTGCTCGATTTGTTACATGACTTTTGCAAATTATAGTACCCccagaaagaaataatttgtctcagcacTTTTTTTCATCTGATGCACTATGAAGATTTACAGGTTTACtgtagaagtcatgaggattccaaaaacttaTTGCAAATATCCTATGGGATATAGGAAATTCCATAAACtcatgtttcataaaattttagataattttgcctcaaaaatatggttctataaaacatcaaattttgacctaaGGCAATATGTGAATATAGCCAtagtattttttctaatattttttacgGTATGTCCCACCaccttcaaaaatataatttatggctttttgtttgctttacggtgaaaaaattatttaaaatgaatccaTTTTCACAACTTTGGCAGTAACTTttggtcctccttcaagtgtgatgaaatggtTTTCTTTATCTCAGCAAATATTTATGATATGAATCTAGTTCAGAATAAGTtccaaaattaaaacattttaaagtgcaTATTGTTTTTCTCcagataataaaaaatgtacttttgaaatggaatattttaaggaattcattaaACTAACCCATCGTTGCTTTATAGACCACATCAAAATACTTGATACATGTCAATACAAatttactttctccattttgtatagacaaaaacttcaaaaatatgttttacttAATGCTTGTTGTACAACTTTATGAAATCATCGTGAGATTCTAGCAACTCAGAGAAAGAACTCTAGAATACTAAACTTATTAAACACTGCCTTGCTATAGCCACCACCCATAGATTGAACAGAGATTCGACAAGGGTATCCAAAAGACCAATCCAAGGGATAAGAGACATTTCTGTCAAGATTTTAGCAGTGTTGCACAACTGATACTGACTAGCATGACAAAAGATTTGTGTGGTACGGCTTTTTGCCTAACAGGCTACTACTGGACCAATCCAACAACTAAAGGTTGCTTGATAGAAAGTGACTGCCCATAAAAATACTTTATGACAGACACACCCTCATTCTTCATACAACTGAGAAACTGAAGGTGGTTCACCTCAGGTTTCATTGCATATAAGAATAAAACTCACCAACTTGTCATCCCTGGGCAGTAGGCAGTCTGGAACAGGAATACATATTTCAGTTGTTTGGGCTGAGTATGTgggctgtgaattgttttcaatcacgtcttgaatgcagtccttagcCTCCACAGAAGGCTCCAAATTATCATCAGATGCCCCTCCTCCTTCGAAACTCTGCAGACAAAGTAATAGAGATAAAACACTAACCTCCTTAAAAACACATACACGGGATGAACTAAAGCATTACAGAAAAAGGATGCTGAAAAAATTGTATCTGCTTTCACTTAAAAATGGAGAGGCATCTGCACGCCTattaatcaatcactgaaaagCTACAGCGCTGACTGAAACGAAATTTAGCAGGAAGATTCCTGATATTCTGAGTTCATAGtgtctttttaaaatttatttggggCCATGTTAGCTGGCCCTTCACTGAAAACTGTACGATAGACAATTTAGATCAATGTgatatatcatttttcaaattacaagAAATCAATTTAAAGATTAAAGATCCAAATTTTtgtagttaaaaaatgaaataattgagttTCTTACTGTTACACACAATTTgcttccaaaaataataattttcggaGCACACAGTGGCTTTTGTTAggccaaaatcactatttattcttATCTCAACTGGAAAGTTGAGGACAAACATATAAAacatgttttcaatgtatttattatgttctagacctgctaatattcaaatataaatttggaTGAGAATACATTCAAATATAAATTCGGATGAGAGAACagggttaaatatttttacagaaagaaAACAAATCTCAAAATCATCTCCTCCGCTAAGGCTATTTTACGAAACTGTTTTTAAAGTAACCCTGATATAATTATCCTTAAAATTTGCAAAACCAATCATAccacaattatgtattatgctcTATATAAAGTTCCTGCTGCCTGTCAATATATGGCTATGGAACTGATTGCTGGTCGTTTTTGAAGCACCAGAAACATCATgactcaagcttagacatttggtgaACAAACTCCTTGATGGCCATGATGAATTTATCTCACTAATAGATACTTTGTGTTGTGAGAAAATTCCTGAGTGTGAGCCAATTAACTATCATTTGTGGGAGGAGATGGTTTCCTTCTTTCATTCAAAGAGAGCAGGATATAAAGTGCATCAAGAGTCCCATTAAGTTAACCAAGATACTGCTCTTAGAGAAACAACGTTAAATTATTGGTATCACTGCTTCAAACACTGTAATTCCAATGATGACGACTGAccatgtgaaggaagaccaaaatacTTCAAAGAAACTTAATTAGAGCCATTGCTTAAAGAAGACGAATGGGAAACTCAAGAATGGTTTGCTTTATCTTTGAAGTGACCCACCCAGCcattgcatgcattggtaatttagTATTAAGCAAGGAACTAGGGTTCCAATGATTCAACAGTGATTCTACAGCATGTAAATGCTCCACCTCACATTacaaaacacattaaaacccATCTGGAAATACTCAAATGCAAAGGCCAAACGATCCCTGCAAATTCTCCAGGCATTGTACTCAGTGATTATAACTTGTTTCATTCGATGGTACACGATTTGACATATCAGCAGGTGCACCCACattaatacattgaaaaatggtttcaTTGAGGCATAACATCAAAAGATGATCACTTTAACCGCTATAGTGTCCAAACACTGCCACTGTGATGGGGAAAGACGGCAGCTAGCGTTGGACAACTTCCTTCCTTTTACACGTCACCCATAAGAAATTAGGATATTTAGCTCAATTTCCATCATTGGGTGGATAGAATGTTAGTAATCaaccagatttttaaattattaatcaaatcgacctttaaaatacaaaataaatatacctagcacaaaaaatcattaaatctACAGTTACATGAAAAAGCTTCTCACCATAGTTATCAGCATAAACTCAAAGACACtagaaaaatataagcaaaaaacaTTAATCATTACAATATGTacttggaaaatatttctgtcagCACACTTCAAACTCGTGGAATTATATTGATCTACCAATTAAATCGGCATCCCATTCAAAAATTCACTCAATTACTACACATTatgttatcaaaataaattttaagatagcTTTCACAAATTAGACCTCAAAATACATTGTAGACATTCAAAAACCTTGAACATACATTATTACACCTTATTTAAGTCAATAGCGTCAATAAATTAAGAATTCAATAACCTTGTCAGGCATGCATATGAGGCTTGGAAAACATGTGATAACTCCAACATGTTTTCCAAGTGTAGAgttttgtggaaggttactcaggaattccaccaggtcaggggccgtattctgtatctccaaactgATTTGTGCGGCACTGATTCATCAGGAGGTACATCATACCAACTAACGGTAAGCAGTCCTGCGATTCTGTATGAACCCGATTGGTGCAACACCAATGTGGAAACCGGAGATGTCGCAAACCGTACCAACTCAAAAAAGGTGTATATACGGGTGGGTTTCACGAATTCCCCTATGCAAATTGTGCGTTTTATTTCGTTTTTCCCTCATCACTGAGTCATTAAAGAGGTTTGTCACAATTTATCACTCTCTCCATTCTATTTCtaattatcttttccttttgttatgtgaagggagtaaataaattatgatagagtgaaataaagccTATTCCAAATGAGTGAAAGTGATATCATTAATGAGAGAAAGTGATAAAATGGTGGCAGACCTCATATTTATTAACCAATACCTTACATTTATGTTAAGGTAATCAATAGTTGATGAAACAGTAAATTATACTGGCCTATTCAAGTTTAAACATTGTGGAAAACctcatatttatttgttgatgagggaaaaacaaaataaaatgaacaatgtgcacggggggggggggattcatgaaaccctctacttggtgGCCATTCCAATACATTTTTGGTGTCCGTACGGCTATCAATGATCTCTCTTTTTCTTGCTTGTGCCGTACTGCTTGTGTGCATACAGAATCACATAACTGCTTACCGGGAGTCAGTGTGACGTCCCAACCGACGAACGGTGCCACACTGATATGTTTGGAGATACATAATACGGCTCCTGGAAAACTCGAATAAAGAAATGTCAGCCGAGATagagttggagaatctgaccaGGTGCAATTATGGGGCAACCTTCTGCATATCAGACAGTTAACCTTTAAACTTATTTATACCAAGGTCATATTTAAAATTGCTAACCACAAAACTTAAaggaaacttttaaattttataatgcatttttaaaattagaatacaGTTTATCTGagagattatttaaagaaactgTTTTTATGACCACAAATACTAATAATTTCAATAAAGGCACTAACAAAAATGGTTTTAGCCATAAATTTTGTCATCTATTTAATCACAGTTGatgcaaatacttaaaaaaaattatattaaaatagagCAAGCAGTTACAGATGAGATGTATCACATCAAAAAttgctttctaattttacatcTATGGATGATTACATTTTCTAGGATAATTTTTGTCCACTTAAATTAATTAGTAATACTTTTCCCATCATGCCTTCATTGTACCCACCATGAAATGCCTTGAATACAACCAATCAATTTCCGAAGCGTCGCAAAGAtgcttttaattataaataaccttAGCCTCATGAGATCATAGTTAAAGGTGAGGAAGAGGCCCCCAACAACAGAAGGAtaatatgtttacgtgcacatgagactttatttgacaacgcatcAATGTATATACGCATTTTTCTGTATTGTTTACAAACAAACTAATTTCCGGGTCTCTGACACTTCATTCTTTCGCAGCAATTCGTCAGGGATTTGTTTCTTCACTTGAGGGCCGTTCATGTCCCCCATTATTGTAGGTTAACAAAAGGTATGCTTAATTATCTTTTGATCGTTAATCGAAGTGCATTTTTAGTTATTACTCGATTTAATAGCCACCGGCAgttataaaacattatatttctccGATTGTTTCACCAAGCGACTAATCTATTACAAAATTGAGGTAATCCTTGGTAATTCATGCTATAACtattccagtccacaaaaattttctccccagATTCCTATCGTTGTAGACAAAAACCAAAGAGTGTCACTTTTAACTCTACGAAACTTAGACTACACCAGTCTACGAATGAGAAAAATCGAAACGTACTCACCTTGCAGCAACTTCTCGGCAAACTTTTTCTCAGAGCTGCGTTTGAtactaaacaaatctttttgaaaacgcTGAATTCCGTctgtttcttcaaacacagtgggcACACGGTAGTGGgaaggccatctcccacagcaatctgagatgTTAATAAACAATTTATGCGTCAACAGAATTCGGAATTATCTtggaaaacaaaatgaagtaagcagcattataaataaaatcgataaCATGCAATGTGTAACTTACATGTAAGCCGACTAAATCATATAGGGCTTCCTTCGCAGTTATTTTGCTTGCTACACTAGaagagaatatgttgtaataataatcatgattctTCATACAAAGTCTGCAATGGTCAATCTCTGAACTCCTTCCAGAAGAATCCGAGAAAATCCCACTGGTATGACTCTTGTTTTCGCttcaaaatatcaatcaatatttaaaaCAGGTCTATCGCCAAAGAAATCATCCACTCagcattgacaaaaataaaaaaaatcccacaaggaaactacattcactacGAGTACgtgtgaaaatgaaatactttaaaaTGCTCATCAAAAGGAATATAAAAGCCAGCAATTATTGGATCGCCTGTGAGATATATCAGGACGCAATAGCATGGACGGAGAAACGCTGCTTGTTAATATATGACAATGCAAACAAAACTCGGTGCAGACTCGATGTTTTGTAGTTACCATTTTATCCGCCACtagcacacctatagaacaggccaCACATCCGCGTTTGAagacaattttatttccatttgataaaataaatgaacgctaatttaaaaatcatgtttttttttcaatttattgtaaaGGAACTATTTTtggttaataatttttcaatctttAGGGCAGAAATGGAATTTAAGCCCAAATTCGGCTTGTACACAGTCATATTCCATTTACGcaatttaaatctaaaaagtGATTCTAAACTTCCCGTTTTGTAGCATTATTCGTTTGAAACTTGTCATTGAATaatattcctcaataaatatcaatattttcccaCTAATTGTTGATAATACCTTATTTTTCGATTGTAGGCCTATTGCAGACGTTGTGCTCTAGCGGTGCAACACGCAACTAAAGTTCTCTGTCTGAACTGAACCTCGCTTGCCTGATCAGATACTAAATAGGGCgctgaaatttttgtgaaatatttgctgTTTACTCTGATGctatgtgatttctttttgaggtaTTATTTTAATGTGAGCTTATTGCGCCCTTTCCCTTGATTAGGCCAATGTTTTTGCATAGGTGTACGTCACGGAAATATTCTTAACATATTGGGAATTTCGAAATCACTGAGTGCAGTGTGGATGATTTGGTtcaggagtgaactggtttagagatTGAATGATGTATTGCAGTGAAAGCATGAGTATTACCATTGGGGATTTCTCGAagtcttcagaaaggaattccgagggtaccccgtgcagactttgcatgaagaaaaatgattattttcacaacatattcacttcaattgtAACAAGCCAGATAACcgtagaggatgccttatatcatttagtcgacttaaaagtaagtgatggattacattttattgatttccttaGTTCTTGTTTTATTCCATTCTAGGCACATATTTTCCACGAAAAGTCTGAAATGTCTTGCATATGGtttcattcctttcttaggttgctgttggagatggcctgcctgctaTTATATGTTCCCTGTGCCtgaaaaagctcatcgaatttaatgatttcagaaatatttgtcataaatcggacgcagaactg from Ischnura elegans chromosome 13 unlocalized genomic scaffold, ioIscEleg1.1 SUPER_13_unloc_4, whole genome shotgun sequence includes:
- the LOC124173147 gene encoding uncharacterized protein LOC124173147, producing the protein MKNHDYYYNIFSSSVASKITAKEALYDLVGLHIAVGDGLPTTVCPLCLKKQTEFSVFKKICLVSNAALRKSLPRSCCKSFEGGGASDDNLEPSVEAKDCIQDVIENNSQPTYSAQTTEICIPVPDCLLPRDDKLTLEGGAEADGSEGDLPKKQQSEEYDEGESFCLMLESDSDEGDECRNSDARTKVVVQSDGFPRCVCSVCLDKLR